The Christiangramia forsetii KT0803 DNA segment TCTGAATATGACTCTGCTGGAAGGTGCCTTTTTCGTGGTCATCGTGTTATTCATATTCCTGATGAACTGGCGTACCACCCTAATTTCACTACTGGCGATCCCAATTTCATTACTGGTATCGATCATCGTATTAAAAATGCTAGGCTATACCATCAATACCATGAGTTTGGGTGGAATGGCAATTGCAATTGGAGCACTGGTAGATGATGCTATTATTGATGTGGAGAATGTTTATAAACGCCTGCGCGAAAATATTCGAAAACCAAAAGCTGAAAGGCAGTCGGTGATCACCGTGGTAAGGGATGCATCGGTGGAAATTAGAAGTTCCATCATCATAGCAACCCTTATCATTATTGTCTCTTTTGTGCCGCTGTTTTTCCTTGGCGGAATGGAAGGCCGATTGCTGAAACCCCTGGGAATTGCTTTTATTACTTCTGTATTGACATCGCTGATTGTAGCGGTAACAGTTACTCCGGTGCTGTGTAGTTATCTTCTGAAAAAGGAGAAAATGCTGAAAAAGCAGTCCGAAGGAACAAAAGTGGAAAGATGGTTACAGAAGGCCTACGCCGATATTCTAAATCGAGCCTTAAAGATCCCTAAAACCGTGATCGCGGTAACAGTGGTTGCTTTTTTACTGAGTATTGCGTTATTTACGCAATTAGGAAGAAGTTTCCTCCCTGAATTCAACGAGGGATCACTAGTGATAAGTGTGGTGGGGCCTCCATCCATGTCGCTAGAAGAAAGTAATAAGACTGGAAACCAGGTAGAGCAATTATTGCTTGAAATGCCTGAAGTGGATGTGGTTACCAGAAGGACCGGTAGAGCTGAACTGGACGAGCATGCCCAGGGAGTAAATGCCGCCGAGATCGATGTACCATTCACCCTGGAAGATAAATCGAAGGAGGAGTTTTTTGAAGAGGTACGGGGAAAATTAAGTATCGTTCCGGGGGTTAATATTACGCTGGGACAGCCAATTGCCCACCGTATCGACCATATGCTTTCAGGTACGAGAGCCAATATCGCGATCAAGATCTTTGGACCCGATTTACAACAGCTATATGAAATAGGTAAAAACGTGGAGGAGAATATTACTCCTATCGATGGGCTTGCCGATGTAGTTGTTGATCAGCAGATCGAAGTACCACAGATCAAGATAAGCCCAAAACGCCAGATCCTTTCAGCTTATGGAATGACCGTAGGACAGTTAATGGAGCAGGTAGATATCGCCTTTGCCGGTCACGAAGTTGGTGAGATTTATGAAGGTCAGAAGTATTTTGACCTGGTGGTGCGTTATAAGGAGGATGTTAGAAACAGCATTGAGAAGATCAAAACTGCCTTGATAGGATTGCCAAATGGTTCACAGGTTCCATTGGAACAGCTCGCTAGTGTTTCTTCTGTAAGCAGTCCTAATACCATTAGCAGGGAAGATGTACAGCGTAAAATAGTTGTGGCGGCCAATGTGCAGGGCCGTGATTTGAGAAGTGCGGTAGAAGAGATTCAGCAAACTGTGAATTCTTCGGTGACTATTCCCGAAGGTTACAGAGTACAATATGGGGGCCAGTTTGAAAGTGAGTCCAGAGCTTCGCAAATGCTTTTGATTACTGCGGTGATAGCCATATTTGTGATCTTTTTGTTGCTTTATTTTGAATTCAATAATGTAAAACTGGCATTTGTGGTTCTCATCAATTTGCCGCTGGCACTTATCGGTGGAATCCTCATTGTTTACTTCACTTCCGGTATTGTAAGTATCGCTTCTACTATTGGTTTTATAAGTCTCTTTGGAATAGCAACCCGGAACGGGATCTTACTGGTATCGAGATATGAAGATCTACGAAAGGAAGGCCTTAGGGGATATGAGCTCATTAAATCTGGTGCGCTCGACAGGTTAAATCCAATTCTGATGACAGCCTTTACCACAGGGTTGGCACTTATTCCATTAGCTTTAAAAGGAGGCGAACCGGGAAGTGAGATCCAGAGTCCAATGGCTGTTGTAATTCTTGGAGGATTGCTTTCAGCAACGGTACTGAACCTGGTTGTGATACCTTGCGTATATGAATTAGTTACGAGGAAAGAATATTCCACTTCTAAAATTTAAAAAAATATGGCGGACTCGATGTAGAGTCCGCTTTTCATTTTTAGCAGCAATTGTTTCCTTCCTGAATGGGTGGACAGGCAACAGTACCATAAGAACAATAAAGCAGCAATCACCTTCCTTTGGTTTCAATAATTGACTGCAGTTTTCGCATTGGTAAAAAAACTGACAGGCTGTTGTGGACATTTCTTCTTCTCCTTTTCTTAATAAGATTATTTATAACAGTATCAAAATTATTTTTAGATTAACCTGTGGTTAATATAGTATATGTTAAAAATATATTTTAGATTTGCCTAAATAATATTTTAGGTAATGAAAATACAATGGTTTTGTCTGATTATTTCTATCGTTTTTTTTACATCCTGCGATAAATTGGCTGATGAATATGGTCCTGTTCCTCCAAAGGAAAATGAACTTCTTGATGGGCCTGTAGAAGGATTATCAATCGAAGAACAGATTCAGTTCTTGAATGGGGATATAGCGTTCAATGATGAAGTATTTACTGCAGAAACTGGACTCGGCCCCGTTTTCGTAGGTACTAGCTGTGTTAGTTGTCATTCTGGGGATGGTAAAGGTCACCCGTTTAATCAATTTATAAGATTCGGTCAAAGTGATACTTTAGGAAATCCTTTTGCAGACTTTGGGGATGGTAAAAATCAATTACAGAATAAAGCAATTCAGGGGTTTCAGCCTGAAAAGCTACCTCCAGGAGCACCCTTCACCACCTTGGTTGCGCCTGCGGTCACAGGATTAGGTTTTTTGGATGCTGTTCCAGATGAAAGTATACTTTCTCTAGCCGATCCTTATGATGAGAATGGCGACGGAATAAGTGGTAGAGCTCATTTCGCATATCCTCCTGAATATGTTCAAATTCGGCCAAATAGTATTTCACGTGGA contains these protein-coding regions:
- a CDS encoding efflux RND transporter permease subunit; this encodes MLNKILSISLKNRLLVLLAAVVLSVTGFYLARTMNVDVFPDLTAPTVTILTEAHGMESEEVEKLVTYQLETAMNGSPNVRRIRSSSAAGISIVWVEFDWGTDIYKARQIVSERIPMIRENLPTGIGAPTMAPISSIMGEVMLLGVTSDSLSPMELRTLSDWQIRPRIKAIGGIANVVVIGGDYKQYQVFADPGKMKYYDVSLEELTEKVKEANTNAPGGFLNQYGNQYIIKGSGRAYVIDDLEEAVVKQVNGQSIKIKDIAEVQIGAADKIGDGSLNAEPAVILTISKQPDVNTLELTERLDEAIAELETSLPESVEIKSQIFRQADFIDASISNLNMTLLEGAFFVVIVLFIFLMNWRTTLISLLAIPISLLVSIIVLKMLGYTINTMSLGGMAIAIGALVDDAIIDVENVYKRLRENIRKPKAERQSVITVVRDASVEIRSSIIIATLIIIVSFVPLFFLGGMEGRLLKPLGIAFITSVLTSLIVAVTVTPVLCSYLLKKEKMLKKQSEGTKVERWLQKAYADILNRALKIPKTVIAVTVVAFLLSIALFTQLGRSFLPEFNEGSLVISVVGPPSMSLEESNKTGNQVEQLLLEMPEVDVVTRRTGRAELDEHAQGVNAAEIDVPFTLEDKSKEEFFEEVRGKLSIVPGVNITLGQPIAHRIDHMLSGTRANIAIKIFGPDLQQLYEIGKNVEENITPIDGLADVVVDQQIEVPQIKISPKRQILSAYGMTVGQLMEQVDIAFAGHEVGEIYEGQKYFDLVVRYKEDVRNSIEKIKTALIGLPNGSQVPLEQLASVSSVSSPNTISREDVQRKIVVAANVQGRDLRSAVEEIQQTVNSSVTIPEGYRVQYGGQFESESRASQMLLITAVIAIFVIFLLLYFEFNNVKLAFVVLINLPLALIGGILIVYFTSGIVSIASTIGFISLFGIATRNGILLVSRYEDLRKEGLRGYELIKSGALDRLNPILMTAFTTGLALIPLALKGGEPGSEIQSPMAVVILGGLLSATVLNLVVIPCVYELVTRKEYSTSKI